From a region of the Candidatus Dependentiae bacterium genome:
- a CDS encoding ankyrin repeat domain-containing protein: protein MNNKKSFISILCVTVAFHGAILSMQRGASSIGAGAVGVLGANNTNGINLKRLPENPQSRANQDVLNQAISQAASGQSTQPWTNQKMYSGAGAFKSTPLKLDKNYQHYHMPKSYPGSDLVLAVEQGNLNALKKMIAAGANVNQDDCFLLTKAARYGDIPMIKELIRAGADMNAADENGNTPLLMSIKMLDIAPVKELIHAGVDLNKPDFNGNTPLIVAAMNGKTQVVRFLVSAGAKLDVQNKAGQTALELATKYGHKQIIDILIHDAHPVQTEEEKTMDGFLAWLSKRF from the coding sequence ATGAATAACAAAAAAAGTTTCATATCAATTTTATGTGTCACGGTTGCCTTTCATGGCGCGATACTTAGCATGCAAAGGGGTGCTAGTTCCATTGGGGCTGGTGCCGTAGGCGTGCTTGGAGCAAACAATACAAATGGAATAAACCTCAAGCGTTTGCCAGAAAATCCACAATCAAGAGCAAATCAAGATGTTTTAAATCAAGCTATCAGTCAAGCTGCTAGTGGGCAATCTACTCAGCCATGGACAAATCAGAAAATGTATTCAGGGGCTGGAGCATTTAAATCGACTCCTTTAAAACTTGATAAAAATTATCAACATTATCATATGCCTAAGTCGTACCCTGGCTCAGATCTAGTTCTTGCTGTTGAGCAAGGAAATTTAAATGCGCTTAAAAAAATGATAGCAGCTGGTGCAAATGTAAACCAAGATGATTGCTTTTTGTTAACAAAAGCTGCTCGGTATGGCGATATTCCCATGATTAAAGAATTGATTCGTGCTGGAGCTGATATGAATGCTGCTGATGAAAATGGAAATACTCCATTGTTAATGTCTATTAAAATGTTAGATATTGCACCAGTTAAAGAATTGATTCATGCAGGAGTTGATCTTAATAAACCGGACTTTAATGGAAATACGCCATTGATTGTAGCTGCAATGAATGGAAAAACTCAGGTGGTTCGCTTTCTTGTTTCTGCTGGCGCTAAGCTTGATGTTCAAAACAAAGCTGGGCAAACAGCTCTCGAGCTTGCTACAAAATATGGACACAAGCAAATTATCGATATTTTAATACATGATGCACATCCTGTACAAACAGAAGAAGAAAAAACTATGGACGGGTTTTTAGCATGGTTAAGTAAAAGATTCTAA
- a CDS encoding UvrD-helicase domain-containing protein, whose amino-acid sequence MFEQEKQRDLFVETSTNNTQLQSDQDEPTENYNLEEFQEEIAPQDSFELRSLFNDEESQARFHREIENKPELQAAFNSFVSQNLNHEQQKAVAPKDGSFLVIAGAGSGKTRVITARITNLILNCGVEPSSIIALTFTNKAAQEMQHRIEQFLPNLRTKPTIATFHAYCLKLLKKNAAILQAQPFSVIDSQDALKLLQTIVKDRGMDKLFNPKQLLPMFSSYKMNDTLHLDTPAWNMHHAQQFMELYNAYEQQKRLSNYLDFDDLLYKTFHLFDSNPQFKENHIKRHRHILVDEYQDTNLIQHELLKQMTLQNKQIIVDSVCAVGDEDQSIYSWRGATVKNILEFNQEFQNTQIIKLEQNYRSTQQILDVANSIIKNNVDRNHKQLWSANTKQHQPMLLECLSDLQEAYSIAHLINLVARTEKKSSIAILYRTHYQSRIIEEALIKESIAYKIIGGIQFYERKEIKDLLAYLRLLKNPFDRISLFRAINCPLRGLGEKFEEVFLKTWNENPFSNFKEVAAIIINCGLIPMKQIASVQSFTRLFDENLLLDLQKNDDKKSENIHQSVAKVLEHFIKKTEYISYLQDSCDKAEAETKRENVAEFIRAAEYFDDNNTSGLSQFLDDISLMQEQIKKDDSAVDRISMMTLHSAKGLEFSTVILVGLEEGILPSNQSIGQENVEEERRLFYVGITRAKEKLLITYSKYRNVYGKMDQQRPSRFLSEIPQHLMVHQEAAHWTKSSFMTFFQDWINNQKAPKAQATYQAHTMTSNLSSTANTNLSKDSAKVSAKQLHIRRLQAVRHATFGLGIAHHVEQKGDKSFVTVHFTHHGTKKIDSSFLEIV is encoded by the coding sequence ATGTTTGAGCAGGAAAAACAACGAGATCTATTTGTAGAAACATCTACAAACAACACGCAGCTACAATCTGATCAAGATGAGCCAACAGAAAATTATAACTTAGAAGAATTTCAAGAAGAGATTGCTCCTCAAGATTCTTTTGAACTGCGCTCATTGTTTAATGATGAAGAAAGCCAAGCGCGTTTTCATCGCGAGATAGAAAACAAGCCAGAACTTCAAGCAGCATTTAATTCTTTTGTTTCTCAAAACTTAAATCATGAGCAACAAAAAGCCGTAGCTCCAAAAGATGGCTCATTTTTGGTTATTGCTGGTGCAGGATCTGGAAAAACTCGTGTTATTACTGCTCGAATTACAAACTTAATTTTAAACTGTGGCGTTGAACCATCTTCAATTATTGCTCTTACTTTTACCAATAAAGCGGCACAAGAAATGCAGCATCGTATTGAACAGTTTTTGCCAAACTTGCGCACAAAACCAACGATTGCAACCTTTCATGCCTACTGCTTAAAGCTCCTTAAAAAGAATGCTGCAATCTTACAAGCTCAGCCGTTTTCAGTTATTGATTCTCAAGACGCTTTAAAGCTTTTGCAAACCATTGTTAAAGATCGAGGCATGGATAAATTGTTTAATCCAAAACAACTCCTTCCGATGTTTTCTTCATATAAAATGAATGACACTTTGCATTTAGATACCCCTGCATGGAACATGCATCACGCCCAACAATTTATGGAACTGTACAATGCCTACGAACAACAAAAGCGACTGAGTAACTATTTAGATTTTGATGATCTTTTATATAAGACGTTCCATCTTTTTGATAGCAATCCACAATTTAAAGAAAATCACATCAAACGACACAGACATATTTTAGTTGATGAGTATCAAGATACTAACTTAATTCAGCATGAACTTTTAAAGCAAATGACCTTACAAAATAAGCAAATCATTGTTGATTCTGTTTGTGCAGTTGGAGATGAAGATCAATCAATTTATTCTTGGCGTGGAGCAACGGTTAAAAACATTTTAGAATTTAATCAAGAGTTTCAAAACACACAAATTATAAAGCTTGAGCAAAATTACAGGTCTACACAACAAATCCTGGATGTAGCAAACAGCATTATTAAAAATAACGTTGATAGAAATCATAAGCAGTTATGGTCTGCCAACACAAAACAACATCAGCCAATGCTTCTTGAGTGTCTTTCTGATTTGCAAGAGGCCTACTCAATTGCTCACCTAATAAATCTTGTTGCTCGTACCGAAAAAAAATCATCAATTGCGATTTTATATCGAACTCACTATCAATCTCGTATTATCGAAGAAGCGCTCATTAAAGAATCTATCGCCTATAAAATTATTGGCGGCATTCAATTCTATGAACGCAAAGAAATTAAAGACTTACTTGCATATTTACGATTACTAAAAAATCCATTTGATCGAATTTCGCTTTTTAGAGCAATTAACTGCCCACTTCGAGGACTTGGTGAAAAATTTGAAGAAGTCTTTTTAAAAACATGGAATGAAAACCCTTTTTCTAATTTCAAAGAAGTTGCGGCAATTATCATTAATTGTGGCCTTATTCCTATGAAGCAAATTGCCTCTGTTCAAAGCTTTACCAGACTTTTCGATGAAAATTTATTACTTGACCTACAAAAAAACGATGATAAAAAATCTGAAAACATACATCAAAGCGTTGCTAAAGTCCTTGAGCATTTTATCAAGAAAACAGAATATATTTCATATTTACAAGATAGCTGCGATAAGGCTGAAGCTGAAACAAAACGAGAAAACGTTGCTGAGTTTATACGAGCAGCTGAGTATTTTGATGACAATAACACATCTGGCCTTTCACAATTTTTAGATGATATTTCCTTGATGCAAGAACAGATTAAAAAAGACGATTCTGCAGTAGACAGAATAAGCATGATGACTCTGCATAGCGCCAAAGGCTTAGAGTTTTCAACGGTGATTTTAGTTGGGCTTGAAGAAGGAATATTGCCAAGCAACCAATCAATTGGTCAAGAAAACGTAGAAGAAGAACGAAGACTTTTTTATGTTGGAATCACCAGAGCCAAAGAAAAACTTTTAATTACATACAGCAAATACCGAAACGTCTATGGCAAAATGGATCAACAAAGACCATCTAGGTTTTTAAGTGAAATACCACAACATTTAATGGTTCATCAAGAAGCAGCTCACTGGACAAAATCTAGCTTTATGACATTTTTCCAAGACTGGATCAATAATCAAAAAGCTCCAAAAGCTCAAGCGACATATCAAGCTCATACCATGACTTCTAATTTGAGCTCTACTGCAAATACTAATTTAAGCAAAGATAGCGCTAAAGTTTCTGCCAAACAACTTCACATACGAAGACTTCAAGCTGTCAGACATGCAACGTTTGGTTTAGGCATTGCTCATCACGTAGAGCAAAAAGGTGACAAGAGTTTTGTCACCGTACATTTTACTCATCATGGCACAAAAAAAATCGACAGCTCTTTTTTAGAAATTGTTTAG